Genomic segment of Iocasia fonsfrigidae:
AGTGTAAACACAGCATATGAAAGAGCAAAAGAAATTATTAAAGCAAATCCAGACTTAAGAGGTTTTACAGGTGTTGCATCAACAGATTGCCCAGGAATAGCAATGGCAGTTGAAGAATTAGGACTTGCAGGTCGAGTTAAAATTGTAGGTGTAGGTACACCTAATGAATTTAGACCTTATATTAATGCTGGAACTATTTCAAAAATAAAATTATGGGATCCTAAGGATGCAGGATATGCTATGTGTTCAATTGCTGCAAAAATTCTTTCTGGAGAAGAAGTAGGTGTAGGCTCTGATTTAGGTGTGGAAGGTTATAGGAATGTATCACTTGTAAAAGGTGCCAATCGATGTATAATTGGTCAAGCAGACATAGAAATTGCTGCTGACAATATTGATAGATATGATTTCTAACAATAGAAATTATGTAGTTTAAATATAAATAAGGAAATATTGCATATCTTATATATGTTAGCAAATGGGATATTGCAATATTTCTTTATAAAAAAAGTATAAAGTTGGAGGCGTGTATGATGAAAAATATTCTTTCAGTAACAAATATAAAAAAATCATTTGGTGGAGTGCATGCCTTAAAGGGTGTAGATCTTCAAATAAAAAAAGGTGAAATACATTGTCTTGCTGGTGAGAATGGAAGTGGAAAATCAACAATTATTAAGATTATTTCAGGGTTTTATAAAGCTGATGATGGTGAAATAGAAATTGATGAAGAGTATTATCCTACCATAACACCTGCAGAAGCCATTAATGCTGGAGTACAGGTAATATACCAGGATTTCTCTATTTTCCCAAATTTGAGTGTTGTAGAGAATTTGGCTTTTAATCAAGTTTTGGCTAATAAAAAGAAAATAGTAAATCGTAGAGAATTTAGGAAGATTGCTAAAGAAGCAATTAAAAAAATAAATTTCAAAGTTGATTTAAATGCCCGTGTTGAAACTCTTCCTGTAGCAGATAAGCAATTGATTGCTATTTCCAGGGCATTACTTGATAATGCAAAATTAATTATTATGGATGAGCCAACTACAGCCTTAACTAAAAAAGAAATAAACCGCTTGTTTGAAATCATATTAGACTTAAAAAAGAATGGGGTCACTATTCTTTTTATTTCTCATAAATTAGATGAAGTATTTGAGATTTCTGATAGTGTTACTATTCTGAGGAATGGAGAAAATGTTATTTCCTGTCCTGTTACCGAGTTAACAGAAGAAAAGTTTACTTATTTTATGACAGGTCGACATTTTAATAATATTAATAAAAATGAAGAAAAAAATATTGGAGAAATAGTTCTTGAAGCTAAAAATCTTTCAGCACCTGGTTTTAATGATGTTAGTTTTCAATTGCATTCCGGGGAAATTCTAGGTATAACGGGTCAATTAGGTTCAGGACGTATAGAACTATCCTCTGTACTTTTTGGATTGTTAAAGTCTACAACAGGTAAAATTATTTTAAATAATAGAGAGGTAAATATATCTTCTGTTTCTGATGCAATAAATCTTGGTATTGCAATGGTGCCAGAAGATCGATTAACTGAAGGTTTATTTTTGCCGCAGTCAATTATGAAAAATATTACTGTTACAAGACTAGATGATTTAGCTGGTAGATTTGCTAGTTTGAATCATAATGAAATAAGTAGAGAGTCTTCGAGCTGGGTTGAAGAAATTGGGGTAGTAACTAATGACCATGAACTCCCAGTCCAAACGTTATCTGGTGGGAATCAGCAAAAGGTTGTTTTAGCACGCTGGCTTTCTAATAGTCCAAAGGTATTAATTCTGAATGGTCCTACAGTAGGTGTAGATATTGGTGCGAAATATGATATCCATAAGTTATTGCGCAGTCTAGCTAGTGAAGGTATGGCGATTATGGTAGTATCAGATGATATAAAAGAAGTTGTTAATACATGTGACCGTGCAATTATAATGCAAAAAGGAAGAGTGACAGCCGAGTTAGATGGAGAGGACTTAAACGTACAAGCACTTGCGGAAGCAGCAATTTAAATTATAGAGGAGTGTGAATGTAGTGAAACGATTAGATATAGGTATAAAAATACCAAAACAGGTTGAATTTTATGTCTTTATTATTATAATTGTTTTATCAGTTATAATACAGGCTAAATCAGGTTTGTTTTTTACAAATAATAATATTATGGATTTATTACGTTCAATGATTGTACCTTCTATATATGCAATATGTGCCTTGCTTTCATTTGTCAGTACAGGTGGGCCGGATGTTTCTTTTCCTTTAATTGCTGCCTTAAGCAGTCATTTGGCTACTACAATAACTATTAATATTGGTTATGATGGTTCGATTATTTGTGTTTTTCTTATTGCAGTTTTCTTTGGCTTATTAATGGGTGCTCTTAATGGGTGGATTATCGTTAAATATAAGTTTCCGACTTTAATTGTCACTCTGGGGACCTCGTCTATTTTTAGTGGTCTTTTATTGGGTGCTTTTGGGGCGGAGCGTATTGCGTTGCCGGGAGTTATGATGAGGTTTGCAAGGGCATCTTTATTGACTGTTAGAAATGCAGAAACTGGATTGAGTTCAAGTTTACCATTTACATTTTTAATTCTAGTATTTTTATATATTGTTATATATCTAGTATTAAATTTTACAATGGTCGGCAGAGGGGTTTACGCAGTTGGTGGTGATGAAATATCTGCTCAACGAGCAGGCTTTGCTGTGAATAAGATTATTTTTGGTGTGCTTGCTGTTAATGGAGCTGTTGCTGCAATAGCAGGAGTTTGTTATACAGTTATGTCAAGGCGATATTTACCTACAGAATTTGCAGGTACAGAAATGACTGTTATTGCTGCTGTGATACTTGGTGGAGTTCGTTTGACTGGCGGTGTTGGGACCTTAAGAGGTTGTATTTTAGGAACATTGCTTCTTACTATTGTATCAAATAGTTTAATTTTGATAGGAGTTTCTGTTTATTGGCAAAAGGTATTTGTTGGGGGTATTATTATTATAGGTACAGCAATTTCAGCTATACAAAGTAGAAGAGCAGCAAAATTGTCACAGGAGAGGGAGGCGGATAATTATGCAGTTAGAAAAGAAATTACTTAAAAAGATAGAGGGAAACACACAGAGATTATTTGTTACATTAATTTTCCTTTTATTAATTGCTAGTGTAACAAAACCTGATAACTTTTTAAAATTAGGCAATTTCCAATCAATATTAAAACAGATGACTGAATATGGGTTAATGTCTTTAGGTGTTGGTATATGTATGATTTCTGGAGGAATCGATCTTTCTACAGTATATATTGCTAATTTAAGTGGTATTACTGCAGGACTAATGATGCAAAAGCTAATTCCTGCTGCTACAGATTCTGGTCAGTTTGAATATATACTTTTGGCGATATTAGTATCTCTTTTATTGGGAGCAGTCTGTGGTTTATTTAATGGATTTCTTATATCTTATTTGCATATTCCAGCTATGTTAGCTACCCTTGGTTCATATTTATTATTTATGGGTATTGGTATTGTTGTATCTGGTGGAAGCACTGTTAGCGGTGTTCCTAAAATATATACTAAATTAGGTAATGGCTTAGTTTTTAATCTAATTCCCATCCCTTTTGCTATATTTCTTATTGTTGTTATAGTATTGACTTTCATAATGAGCAAAACAAAATTTGGTATTCGAGTTCATCTACTTGGTACTAACGAAAAAGCGGCTAAATTTGCAGGAATTAGAAATAAATTGATAATATTAAAGACATATATGATTTCAGGAATTATTTCTGCAATAGCGGGACTAATTAGTTTAGCAAGATTAAATTCGGCCAAGGCTAATTTTGGAAGCAGCTATACAATGCAGACGATACTAATTGTTGTACTTGGCGGCGTTAATCCAGATGGTGGATTTGGTAATATTCCTGGTATAGCAGTTGCTGTAATAATATTACAAATGCTGTCTTCGTATTTAAACATGTTTCCTAATATAAGTAATTACTATAGGGATCTTATCTGGGGGATTGCTCTTATTGCAGTATTAATTATAAACTTTACAATTAATAAACAAAAAAATAAAAGATGAATTAATTTGATTTCAGGATATTTAGATGTCAGTTATATATAACATAAAAATGGAGGAGAATTATTTATGAGCAAACCCAATATTTTGGTGGTTGGTAGTATAAATATGGATTTAATGATTTATGGAGTGCCTAAAATTCCTAAATATGGCGAAACAGTTTTTTGTGATAATTATTCCTATGTTCCAGGAGGGAAAGGAGCTAATCAGGCATTAGCAGTAGCACTACAAGGGGCAAATTCAACAATGGTTGGAAGAGTTGGAAATGATGAAAATGGCCATATAATTAAACGAGAGCTTGAAAATTCTGGTGTTAATACAGATTATATTATTGTGGATAAGAAAACACAGACTGGGCTTGATCCTATTCTTGTTAATAATACAGGGAAATATGTTTCATATGTAGTATTAGGAGGTAATAACTGTTTACAACCTGTAGATCTTGAAAATGCGTTAAAAGATAATGAATATGATATGCTTATTATGCAACTGGAAATGCCCCTGGAAATGGTGTATAAAACCTATGAGCTAGCAACTAAAAGGAAGATTCCTGTATTTCTTGATGCTGGTCCAGCTACGACTATTTCGTTTGAACGCTTAAAGGGAATATATATAATATCACCAAATGAAGCAGAAACCGAGGCTTTAACGGGCATTACTATTGATACAGAGAAACGGGCAAGGAAAGCTGCAAGATTGTTGTATGAAGAAATACAAGCGGTCTATGTTATTTTAAAGATGGGAAGTAGGGGTGTATTATTATATGATGGAAAGGAAGCCAAAATGATTCCTGCTTTTAAAATAAATGCTATTGATTCAACAGGAGCTGGAGATACATTTGGTGCAACCCTTGCTGTACAGTTGTGTAAAGGGGTAGAGATTAACAAGGCAATTGTTATTTCTCAAGCTGCAGCAGGAATTTGTGTATCACGAAAAGGTGCACAACCGTCAATTCCATCAGAAAAAGAGGTTAACGACTATTTACAAAAGCATAATCCTGATTTTGAAAGGAGTATATTATGAAAAGCAAAATATCTCCATCTATGATGTGTACGGATTTAATGAATGTTGAAGAAGAAATTAGTGTATTGGAAGAAGTGGGGGTGGATTATTTACATATTGATATTATGGATAATCATTTTGTACCTAATATTACTTTAAGTACTGATTTTATTAATGCAGTTAGAAATAAGACAAGTGTACCTCTCGATATTCATCTTATGATTAATAATCCAGAAAAGACTTTTCATCTTTATAAGGGCTGTAATAAACAAGATATTATTTGTATTCATTATGAAGCTACTAAGCATGTGCAAAGAACATTAGTAATGATTAAAAAATTAGGTGCTCGAGTTGGAATTGCTTTAAATCCTGGGACACCAATATGCATGATAGAAGATTTACTATCAGATATAGATATAGTGCTGGTTATGACTGTAAATCCAGGGTTTGCGGGTCAGAAAGTAATTCCATCTACACTAGATAAAATTGAGCGTCTGCGCAAATTGCTGGATCAAGCTGGTTATACTGATATAGAAATAGAGGTAGATGGAAATGTAAGTTTTGAAAATGCAAAAATAATGCGTGAAAAGGGTGCAAATATATTTGTGGGTGGAACATCTAGTATTTTTAATAAGGATGCATCTATTTCAGATAATTGTAAGCGGCTTAAAAAAATAGTTGGGTACTAAAGGGAGAAAATGAAGTGGAGGGATAGCTTTGAAATTACAGATTGCTTTAGATACAGTAAGTATGCAACAGGCAGTTAATATTATTAAAAAAGTACATAAATATATAGACATTGTAGAAGTTGGGACTCCCATGATTATTGATTTTGGCATGGAGGCAGTAAAAATAATTAAAAAAACATTTCCAGATATTTTAGTACTTGCAGATACCAAAATTATGGATGCAGGGGAATATGAGGCTAAAATGGTTTTTGAGGCAAAAGCAGATATAGTAACAGTTATGGGGATTACACATGTTGAAACAATTTTAGGTGTAGTTAAAGCAGCAAGTGAGGTAAATAAGATGGTCTTGGCAGATATGATGTGTGTGAAAAACCTGGAAGAAAGAGCAAAAAGGCTAGTTGAAATTGGTGTAGATTATATATGTGTCCATACTGCAGTAGATGTGCAGGCAACAGAAAATCCCTACGATGAATTGGCTAGAATTCAAAAAACAGTTGGTTCTAAACGTTGTGCTATTGCTGGAGGAATTACTATTGATTCTATAAACAAAGTAGTTGATTATAAACCAGAGATAGTTATAGTCGGCGGTGGAATTACAGGTCAAAAGAATAAGAAAGAAGTAGCAGCAACATTTAGACAAAAACTAGATATTTATGGATAGGGGAGGTCGGAGTATGGTCAATATAGATACATATTTAAAAAATTGTGATATTATATTGCGTGAATGTAATCTGGCTTTACATGGGGTTAACTCAAAAGCAGTACTACAGTATATAGATATGCTTTTGGAGGCTGATAAGGTATTTTTTGTTGGTGTAGGAAGAGTCCTTCTATCTTTAGAAGCTATTGCTAAAAGATATGCTCATTTAGGAATTAATATGTTTATTGTAGGGCAAATAACAGAACCGGCTATTACCGAAAAAGATATACTTGTAGTTGGTTCTGGGAGTGGTGAAACATTTTTTCCGGTAGGGATTGCTAGAAAAGCAAAAAATTATGGAGCAAAAATTGTTCATATTGGTAGTAATCCAAAAAGTAGTTTGAAGGAATTTACTGATCTATTTATTAGAATTCCTGTATATAGTAAAATTAATAGAGCAGATGAGGTTTCATCAAATCAACCGATGACTTCACTTTTTGAGCAGTCACTTCTTTTATTTGGAGATGTAACGGCTATGATGATTATTGAAGAGAAGGAGATAGAACTGGATAAGCTCTGGAATTATCATGCTAATTTAGAATAAAAAATAGTTTTTAGAAAAATGACAGTTTTTAATAATAATATACTTAAAAAGAAGAAGGATGGCAAGAATAGGTAGAAAAAAACATAAAATACTTATAATTAAAAAAAGGAGTTTTAATTATAATCTAGAATATATAGTATTGAATAGAAGAGGATATAAAGTAATAGTTATATTTTTTGTGATTATTGGGACACTTTTGTTCCATTGGGACAATACCGTTCCCGCCAGGGAGTGTTATTAATATGCAGTATTTGTTTAGAGTCCAGGAAAAAATAGTGCCCGAATTAATATCTGTTGCTGAAGACCGGTATACTATATTAAGAAATATATATTATAAGCAGCCTATTGGCAGACGGTCACTGGCAGAGAAGAGTCTAATGAGTGAAAGAGCTGTCAGGAAACAGCTTGAATTTCTCCAGCGCAAGGGTTTAATTAGTGTTTCCAGGGCTGGGGCAGTTATTACAGAGCGGGGCACAGATTTTCTGAAGGAACTGGATAAGTATATTAAGGAAGTAAAGGGTATTAAAATATTAGAGGAGAATTTAAAGGACTGTCTCGGATTGAAAGAAGTGCTTATTGTACCTGGTAATCTAGAGCATTCGACTATTAAACAGGAGATAGGCCGATTCACAGCACAGCTGGTTAAGAATATGCTTAAAGATGGTGATATACTGGTTGTGACAGGTGGGTCTACCTTGGCTCAGGTTGCCCGTTCAATGAGATTTAATGATAAATCCATGAATGTTAAGGTGGTTCCCGGCAGGGGCGGTCTGGGGGAAGAGGTTGAAATCCAGGCCAATACTATTGCCTCTACTATTGCCAAAAAAATTGGTGGTAGTTATAAGCTCCTGCATATACCTGATAGTATTAAAGAGGAAAATGTTGATAGGATCCTGGCTGAGCCGTCTATTCAACGTATTTTGGAGATTCTTAAAAAAGCCAATATTCTCTTACATGGTGTTGGGAGTGCAGAAGAGATGGCCTGTCGCCGTGATATGTCTCCCGGGCAGGTCAAGGAGTTATTATCGAATGGGGCTGTTGGTGAGGCCCTGGGGTATTATTTTAATGAAAAGGGAGAAATTGTTTATATAACTACGAGTGTTGGTCTTCATCTTGAAGATTTACAGCAGATAGATAAAGTTATTGTTGTTGCTGGTGATCCGGCTAAAGC
This window contains:
- a CDS encoding sugar ABC transporter ATP-binding protein, with protein sequence MMKNILSVTNIKKSFGGVHALKGVDLQIKKGEIHCLAGENGSGKSTIIKIISGFYKADDGEIEIDEEYYPTITPAEAINAGVQVIYQDFSIFPNLSVVENLAFNQVLANKKKIVNRREFRKIAKEAIKKINFKVDLNARVETLPVADKQLIAISRALLDNAKLIIMDEPTTALTKKEINRLFEIILDLKKNGVTILFISHKLDEVFEISDSVTILRNGENVISCPVTELTEEKFTYFMTGRHFNNINKNEEKNIGEIVLEAKNLSAPGFNDVSFQLHSGEILGITGQLGSGRIELSSVLFGLLKSTTGKIILNNREVNISSVSDAINLGIAMVPEDRLTEGLFLPQSIMKNITVTRLDDLAGRFASLNHNEISRESSSWVEEIGVVTNDHELPVQTLSGGNQQKVVLARWLSNSPKVLILNGPTVGVDIGAKYDIHKLLRSLASEGMAIMVVSDDIKEVVNTCDRAIIMQKGRVTAELDGEDLNVQALAEAAI
- a CDS encoding ABC transporter permease, with protein sequence MKRLDIGIKIPKQVEFYVFIIIIVLSVIIQAKSGLFFTNNNIMDLLRSMIVPSIYAICALLSFVSTGGPDVSFPLIAALSSHLATTITINIGYDGSIICVFLIAVFFGLLMGALNGWIIVKYKFPTLIVTLGTSSIFSGLLLGAFGAERIALPGVMMRFARASLLTVRNAETGLSSSLPFTFLILVFLYIVIYLVLNFTMVGRGVYAVGGDEISAQRAGFAVNKIIFGVLAVNGAVAAIAGVCYTVMSRRYLPTEFAGTEMTVIAAVILGGVRLTGGVGTLRGCILGTLLLTIVSNSLILIGVSVYWQKVFVGGIIIIGTAISAIQSRRAAKLSQEREADNYAVRKEIT
- a CDS encoding ABC transporter permease — translated: MQLEKKLLKKIEGNTQRLFVTLIFLLLIASVTKPDNFLKLGNFQSILKQMTEYGLMSLGVGICMISGGIDLSTVYIANLSGITAGLMMQKLIPAATDSGQFEYILLAILVSLLLGAVCGLFNGFLISYLHIPAMLATLGSYLLFMGIGIVVSGGSTVSGVPKIYTKLGNGLVFNLIPIPFAIFLIVVIVLTFIMSKTKFGIRVHLLGTNEKAAKFAGIRNKLIILKTYMISGIISAIAGLISLARLNSAKANFGSSYTMQTILIVVLGGVNPDGGFGNIPGIAVAVIILQMLSSYLNMFPNISNYYRDLIWGIALIAVLIINFTINKQKNKR
- a CDS encoding ribokinase — its product is MSKPNILVVGSINMDLMIYGVPKIPKYGETVFCDNYSYVPGGKGANQALAVALQGANSTMVGRVGNDENGHIIKRELENSGVNTDYIIVDKKTQTGLDPILVNNTGKYVSYVVLGGNNCLQPVDLENALKDNEYDMLIMQLEMPLEMVYKTYELATKRKIPVFLDAGPATTISFERLKGIYIISPNEAETEALTGITIDTEKRARKAARLLYEEIQAVYVILKMGSRGVLLYDGKEAKMIPAFKINAIDSTGAGDTFGATLAVQLCKGVEINKAIVISQAAAGICVSRKGAQPSIPSEKEVNDYLQKHNPDFERSIL
- the rpe gene encoding ribulose-phosphate 3-epimerase produces the protein MKSKISPSMMCTDLMNVEEEISVLEEVGVDYLHIDIMDNHFVPNITLSTDFINAVRNKTSVPLDIHLMINNPEKTFHLYKGCNKQDIICIHYEATKHVQRTLVMIKKLGARVGIALNPGTPICMIEDLLSDIDIVLVMTVNPGFAGQKVIPSTLDKIERLRKLLDQAGYTDIEIEVDGNVSFENAKIMREKGANIFVGGTSSIFNKDASISDNCKRLKKIVGY
- the hxlA gene encoding 3-hexulose-6-phosphate synthase, whose amino-acid sequence is MKLQIALDTVSMQQAVNIIKKVHKYIDIVEVGTPMIIDFGMEAVKIIKKTFPDILVLADTKIMDAGEYEAKMVFEAKADIVTVMGITHVETILGVVKAASEVNKMVLADMMCVKNLEERAKRLVEIGVDYICVHTAVDVQATENPYDELARIQKTVGSKRCAIAGGITIDSINKVVDYKPEIVIVGGGITGQKNKKEVAATFRQKLDIYG
- the hxlB gene encoding 6-phospho-3-hexuloisomerase, whose product is MVNIDTYLKNCDIILRECNLALHGVNSKAVLQYIDMLLEADKVFFVGVGRVLLSLEAIAKRYAHLGINMFIVGQITEPAITEKDILVVGSGSGETFFPVGIARKAKNYGAKIVHIGSNPKSSLKEFTDLFIRIPVYSKINRADEVSSNQPMTSLFEQSLLLFGDVTAMMIIEEKEIELDKLWNYHANLE
- a CDS encoding sugar-binding transcriptional regulator; the protein is MQYLFRVQEKIVPELISVAEDRYTILRNIYYKQPIGRRSLAEKSLMSERAVRKQLEFLQRKGLISVSRAGAVITERGTDFLKELDKYIKEVKGIKILEENLKDCLGLKEVLIVPGNLEHSTIKQEIGRFTAQLVKNMLKDGDILVVTGGSTLAQVARSMRFNDKSMNVKVVPGRGGLGEEVEIQANTIASTIAKKIGGSYKLLHIPDSIKEENVDRILAEPSIQRILEILKKANILLHGVGSAEEMACRRDMSPGQVKELLSNGAVGEALGYYFNEKGEIVYITTSVGLHLEDLQQIDKVIVVAGDPAKARAIISVVSPKFHDLLITDELTAKEILKLKGGDV